The sequence CGTGATATCTCTATCAAAAACTTTCGAATAAATAAAACTGTAGATTCTTTGCTTGTGTCGAGTTACTAACTCGCTGAGTGCAGATTCATTACCGTTCATATAAGCGCTCACTAGGAACGCATCAGAGTTTGTACTTTGCTTCATATCAATACTTCTTTAAAAAATAAACAACTATGGATTTTGTTGCTTAGTTACAATGTTTATTTGTTAAAAGTAATGATCTGCTATAGGCAATAATTTTTTTATATGACGTTAAGAGCCGTAAATATAACAACAAAGAATTCACAAATGCAAAAAAAAGGTTAAATTTTTCACTAAATAATAATACTAACTTCAAATGTGCATTGCTGAAATCGATATAGTATCTTTGCAAAAGCTAAAAAAAAAGGAAAAATAAATTGAGTACAGAAACCTTAGATATTAAAAAAAACATCCTAATTCAGGGTGCGAAACTTCACAATCTTAAGAACATTTCGGTAGCCATTCCGCGTAACAAATTGGTTGTTATTACTGGTCTTTCTGGTAGCGGAAAATCCAGTCTGGCCTTTGATACGCTATATGCAGAAGGCCAACGCCGCTATGTGGAAAGTCTTTCCAGCTATGCACGACAATTCTTAGGAAGATTAGACAAACCAAAAGTAGATTCCATAAAAGGAATTTCGCCTGCAATTGCTATTGAGCAAAAAGTGAATTCTACCAATCCGCGATCAACCGTTGGGACTTCTACTGAAATTTATGATTATTTAAAATTGCTTTACACCCGAATTGGAAAAACAATTTCTCCAATTTCTGGGAAAGAAGTTAAAAAAGACACAACTTCAGATGTCATTAAATTCATTAAGAATTTTCCTGAAGGTGAAAAACTGCTCCTCCTCGCTCCTATTCATTTGGAAGAAGGACGAACTATGGAAAACAAAATCCAGGCTTTAGCACAACAAGGTTATTCAAGAATTAAAGTTAAAGACGAAGTTTTACGGATTGATGAATTAAAAGGAAAATCATTTCCGAAGAAAATAGATTTGGTTGTTGACCGAATCATTACAAAAGATGAAGAAGATTTTTACAACCGCCTTGCAGATGCTATAGAAATAGCTTTTTTTGAAGGAAAAGGCGAATTATATATCGAAGAACTTAATTCGAAAAAAACTACAGAGTTCAACAATCGTTTTGAAGCAGATGGCGTGGTTTTTATGGAGCCGAACGTACATCTTTTCAGTTTTAATAATCCCTATGGAGCTTGTCCAACTTGTGAAGGTTACGGCGATGTTATTGGTATTGACGAAGATTTAGTAATCCCAAATACAGCTTTATCTATTTTTGAAAACGCTATATTTCCTTGGCGCGGCGAGAGTATGAGTTGGTATCGTGACCAATTGGTAAACGCTGCTTATAAATTCGACTTTCCTATTCACAAACCTTGGTTTCAGCTTACGGATGAACAAAAACAACTGGTTTGGGATGGTAATCAATCTTTTGAAGGATTAAATTCATTTTTTTCCTATTTAGAATTAAAAAGCTACAAAATTCAAAACCGTGTGATGCTTTCCCGCTACCGTGGAAAAACAAAATGTTCGACCTGTAAAGGAAAACGTCTGCGTCCGGAAGCAGGTTATGTGAAAATAAACGGCACTTCAATTCAAGAATTAGTAGCGCTTCCTTTAGATAAAACTGCGGAATATTTCAAAAACTTGAAACTTTCAGAATTTGATGAAAAAGTTGCGAAGCGTTTATTGCTTGAAATCAACAATCGACTTCGTTTTTTACAAGATGTAGGTTTAGGTTATTTAATGTTGAATAGAAAATCAAATACACTTTCTGGCGGGGAATCACAACGAATTAACCTGGCAACATCTTTGGGAAGCAGTCTTGTGGGCTCAATGTATATTTTAGATGAACCCAGTATTGGCCTTCATCCAAAGGACACAGAACGACTTATTGTAGTTCTAAAAGCCTTACGAGATTTGGGAAATACTGTGATTGTGGTAGAGCACGATGAAGATATAATGAAAGCCGCAGATGAAATCATAGACATTGGCCCCGAAGCTGGAACTTTTGGTGGCGAAGTGGTTGCGCAAGGAAATTATGCTGAAATTTTAAAATCAGATTCACTCACAGCGAAGTATCTAAATGGCGAAATGGAGATTGAAGTTCCTAAGAAAAGACGTACTTCAAAAAACAAAGTTTCAATTACTGGCGCACGTCAAAACAATTTAAAAAATATTGACGTTACGTTTCCATTAAACGTTTTTACAGCCGTAACAGGCGTTTCAGGAAGTGGAAAAAGTACGTTGGTAAAGAAGATTCTATATCCTGCTCTAATGCGGCAAATTGGAGGTTATGGCGAAAAACCCGGGCAGTTTTCAGAAATAAAAGGAGATTTCGGAACTATTAAAAGTATTGAATTCATTGACCAAAACCCAATTGGTCGCTCCAGTAGAAGTAATCCTGTAACTTATATAAAGGCGTATGACGATATTCGGAATTTATACGCTTCGCAAAAACTTTCAGATATACGTGGTTATAAAGCGAAACATTTCAGTTTTAATGTAGATGGTGGTCGTTGCGAAACTTGTAAAGGTGAAGGCGAAGTAACTATAGAAATGCAGTTTATGGCCGATGTACATTTATTGTGCGACACCTGCAATGGCAAGCGTTTCAAGAAGGAAGTTCTCGAAGTAACTTTTCAAAATAAAAACATTGACGACATTCTCACAATGACAGTAGATGATGCCGTAGCTTTCTTTGGAGAACACATACAAGATAAAATTGCGGCAAAATTGCAACCATTGCAAGATGTTGGTTTGGGTTATGTTCAATTGGGTCAAAGTTCCTCTACTCTTTCTGGAGGTGAGGCGCAACGGATAAAACTCGCTTCATTTTTGGTAAAAGGAACTTCAAAAGAAAAAACCGTATTTATTTTCGATGAACCTACCACGGGACTTCACTTTCACGATATTAAAAAATTACTCGCTTCGTTCTATGCTCTGCTTGATAGAGGACATACCGTGATTGTAGTTGAACATAATCTAGATTTGATAAAATGCGCAGACTATATTATTGATCTTGGTCCTGAAGGCGGAGAAAACGGTGGACAAGTTGTAGCTGAAGGTACTCCTGAGGAAGTTGCGAAAAGCAAAGAATCATTTACAGCTTCTTATTTAAAAGAGAAACTTTGAGAGCTTTGCTATTTTTGGCACACTAATTGAAATCATAAAAACCATAAGACTTTTTAGTTTTTGGTTGGTTAGTTTTTAAAATCCGTTGAATGTGGTAAAACACTTCAGCGGATTTTTTATTTATGCACTTCTATAAATCAATCTAACTCAATTTGAAATTTAATTATTTTGAATTTTTGGTATTTGAGCTTTATTTGGAATTTGGGTTTTGGAATTTGATGTTTCATTTTTATTATTGAAAATCAGACGTTTAAAATTGTGGCACGGTCGTTGGTTATTCATAATCGTACAAGGCTAACCAAAGAAAAACAAGCAAGTACGAACCTTTAAATTTTAAAATCATGAAAAACCTAGCACTTATTTTTAGCATCCTTTTTATGGGATTTTCAGCAAACGCAACTTCCCTCGAAAGTGAAAATAACTTCAGAAGAGGTTATGACGGTAAAGCCTACATCTTCGTTGAAGGCGATGTGGAATTCTCCGTTTTTCCAGACGGCCAATTCGACTTTGTTTATGTTGGACCTCAAACTGGTTCACAAGTAACCATTAGTTCTCCAAACGTAAATGTAAGTTTTAATTCGGGTTATGATTATGAAACCTACGTTCAGTATGATGATTATGGCGCGGTTATTCAAGTGGAAAGTGTTCCAATTTATTATGATAACTACGGTCGTATTGTTCAAGCTGGAAATGTTGACATTCAATATAACAACAGACGCTTAGTTCGCGTAGGTGGATTGCATGTATTTTACAATAACTATGGTTATTTTTCGCACTATTCTGGCGTGATTAATAGGTACAACCCATATTATGTGTATCGTCCTTGGCACGCGTATTATGCGCCACCAATTTATAGCCATTGCATAGTTTATGATATGCCTTACAGAAGATATTATGCTCCTGTTAGATATAACTATCACGACCACGTAGTGTATTACAAAAACAGAAATCAAGTGGCTTATCAAAATGGCCGTAGAGATTTTTACAATCCAGGAAGCCGGGTTTACGATAAAAGAGGGAGAAGTTCCATAAACAAGGATTACAATCCGAATAGAAATAACACTATGGTCGCTTCAAATACTGGGCGTGCCAATACTACAACTCGAAACAATAGTTCAATTCGTAGCAATAGTACTCGAAATAGTACCACAACAAGAAGTAGCAGCACCAACAGTAAAGGAGCCGCAACCGTAGATAGAAATACGCGAAGCACTCGAAGTAATTTAAATAGTGTTCCGACAAGAACTACTAATAATTCAAAAGACGTAAACAACGAACGCGTAAGCAATAGTAACACAAGAAATACTGTGAAAAATACTAGAAGTGAAAATACAGTTCGTTCAAACAATACAAGAACTGCTTCTACTGAAAGAAACGTTCAGAAGCCACAAACACGAAGCGCATCTTCAAACAATAGAAGTAATTCGGTAACAAGAAAGACAACGGCTCCTAAAAGAGAAACGGCAAGCCGTAGTACAGTAAATAAATCTAGTGCTCCTTCACGAAGTAGTTCTAATGTGAACAATTCACGAGGAAATTCTTCAAAAAGTAACTCCTCAAGTGGAGTTAGACCCAGAGGAAGAGGATAAAGATAGTTTTTTGGTTGGTTGAAAACCTTCGTGAATCTGTTTGATAACAGAGGATCGGAGGTTTTTTTAATTCTGAATTCTAAATTCAGAATTTAGAATTAGAGAAGCCATTCGTTTTGTCACTTCCCTCCTGCTGTATTTTTCAATTCCTTCGGAAGCGATTGCTAAATTTCCACTTTTGAATTGTTCGTATAATTTAAGAATTTCAACTTTTAATTCATCATCATTCCAATAACTAAAGAATATTCCAG comes from Aequorivita sublithincola DSM 14238 and encodes:
- the uvrA gene encoding excinuclease ABC subunit UvrA yields the protein MSTETLDIKKNILIQGAKLHNLKNISVAIPRNKLVVITGLSGSGKSSLAFDTLYAEGQRRYVESLSSYARQFLGRLDKPKVDSIKGISPAIAIEQKVNSTNPRSTVGTSTEIYDYLKLLYTRIGKTISPISGKEVKKDTTSDVIKFIKNFPEGEKLLLLAPIHLEEGRTMENKIQALAQQGYSRIKVKDEVLRIDELKGKSFPKKIDLVVDRIITKDEEDFYNRLADAIEIAFFEGKGELYIEELNSKKTTEFNNRFEADGVVFMEPNVHLFSFNNPYGACPTCEGYGDVIGIDEDLVIPNTALSIFENAIFPWRGESMSWYRDQLVNAAYKFDFPIHKPWFQLTDEQKQLVWDGNQSFEGLNSFFSYLELKSYKIQNRVMLSRYRGKTKCSTCKGKRLRPEAGYVKINGTSIQELVALPLDKTAEYFKNLKLSEFDEKVAKRLLLEINNRLRFLQDVGLGYLMLNRKSNTLSGGESQRINLATSLGSSLVGSMYILDEPSIGLHPKDTERLIVVLKALRDLGNTVIVVEHDEDIMKAADEIIDIGPEAGTFGGEVVAQGNYAEILKSDSLTAKYLNGEMEIEVPKKRRTSKNKVSITGARQNNLKNIDVTFPLNVFTAVTGVSGSGKSTLVKKILYPALMRQIGGYGEKPGQFSEIKGDFGTIKSIEFIDQNPIGRSSRSNPVTYIKAYDDIRNLYASQKLSDIRGYKAKHFSFNVDGGRCETCKGEGEVTIEMQFMADVHLLCDTCNGKRFKKEVLEVTFQNKNIDDILTMTVDDAVAFFGEHIQDKIAAKLQPLQDVGLGYVQLGQSSSTLSGGEAQRIKLASFLVKGTSKEKTVFIFDEPTTGLHFHDIKKLLASFYALLDRGHTVIVVEHNLDLIKCADYIIDLGPEGGENGGQVVAEGTPEEVAKSKESFTASYLKEKL